ataataaatagggggttaaaattttaccacagtaaataataatcatacaAAATGCAGTTGCCAGTTCTTTGTGACGACACCTTTATGTCGGAAAAGTTTTACTAGCATTCGTCCTGGGGTCCGTCCAAGTGAAAAGTAGATACCTTATGTCTTTGTTAATCCATAGTATTATACTAGTTTTATTGTGACAGCATCcagttatttattgttaagttATTTGTCACGAGTTGTTGTAATATACTGATggtatttaggtatatatgtaagtgTTTTAATAAACACTAAGTCAGTTATCGCGTGTCAATGTGGGTCAGACGGTCTCGTCCAGTGGAATATAACTGTTGGACGAGTTTGCAAATTAGTTGACATTGGCATTCAGTTACCGATAAGTCTCCAACGTACCTACGGTAGCGAGTATTTAACTTGTATTATGTAGTGTAATATTGTATAAAAGAACTAACGTTGGCcaattagaattaaaaataagttatttatttatgtacgttaaaagttatttagttATCTACGTATCATTAAAAGTCTTTGGTGATATCAATAAGGCGACAAAAAAAACGTTCGCACAAGAGACTTCTATTTTGTTTATCGATATCAGTGTGAAATAAATGTCAAGGCGTTCAATATTAACTGATACGTACCTACGTATCATTAAAAGTCTTTGGAGATATCAATGAGGTGAAAAAATGCAGCAGATGACAAGAcccaataataattttgtttacaccTATGCAAGCAAAGCTTAGACGCCCTTATACAATGCAGTTACTTATTATTCGAATGTTAAATTGTTGTTCTGGTCCTAAGGGATAATTTGTAAGTTCTTGGAAGTACTAGCAAAAATCCATTGCAAATTGATGAGGAACAGtggtaaattcaaattaatttttcaatcagCGTACAATTAAACGCTAAAAGTAtgcattgataaaaaaaaaattcttaaacaCCTAACTCTTTAaaaccatttttatttaccaccgtagtttaaaaagaaaaatccactctatgaatattaagaaaaaaaaatacaatactacttatttttttttatcaacgtAACATGCAACTTTTCTAATTACCTAACTTGTGTGGAATGTGTTAATATTTCCCACACAGTATTGCACTCTGTTCTGGTTTCATATCTCTGCTTAGTGCTTTGTAATCGCATTTTCAACCGTCTAATACGAAATATTTCATGCACTCGTAAGTTAACCCAATTTGTGTTCTATTTACCTATCTGGGTTTATGAAAATGCACctgcatttaaaatatgtaaattactaAAGAGGTAATGTTTATGGCATTTGATTGATTGTTAAAGTTAGTATATTTGTATAGAAAgtgttttcatattttttgttatgttatgtatttcCCAGATCtatctttaagaaaatatactttgtagtattaatatcaatatttaaaagtacacataaataaaaaatatctcgtAGGAATTAAAACAGATATATTTTCGacctacataaatttattttatcatttaacaGCATGCTGATATTAAAGTAAGCTTGGTGGTTTTTATTCGAAATATTTGTTCGCTGGTAAGTTGGTCGATGGTTTCATGCTTTCGTTtagtaaaaatgttttgagtGATAACAATGAGAAAGAAATTTCGAAAGCATAATATGGGATTGGTGTTTCAATGAAAATCGATTAAGCAGGTTGTCCAAATGTCGCAGGTTAATATTtgttcgaaaaaaaaaaaacttgtcaCACAGCAAAACTCAATATACTAACACCAGTATGCAAATTATTACGCATTAaaggtaaaattaattttagtttccTTTTTCTAGTTATAGGTAACATAAAACCAGGAATAGAAATCGCTGTCGTCCACGGTCTATGCCCGCACGACTAAGGTACGAGGTACGTAAGTACGGCCGGTGAAAGTTGGCAGTGACGCACTTTTGTATTCATACTACTCATGGACACTAGTAATTTACGCAGCCAGTCTAATGAGGCCCCCACCGCTCCTCGCTCCAGCTCGAACAAGTTACTGCTGAGAGGTTCTTTAATATCGGACGAGAGATCAAACTATACTCGTCATTTATGAGATAAATCGGCGGTCGTGGCTCCCGCCGGCATGCCGGATCTGCGCGAAGAAACATGCGGGCACTCCGACCCCACAAAATTTCCGGTATATCGACTATATATAGAATttgtttatcatatttttatgcaagATGCGTTTTATTATAGTTACGTTATTACATTAACCGTGGTGGAATATACACTTaagtaaatttgttatttataagatcttacatatttaattgagattctgttaatgaatgaaatattttttatacattaagttttgtattattaagGATGCATATAAAAGTCGAGATCTCTGTCATTTATTGagttaagtaggtatgtataatttttaaataaacgctATAAGTAGTCTTTATTTAACagaaatatattgtataaGATTCAAGTGATCAATTTATAGATATGCTACTATCAGTAGGTTCTATTtccatatttttcaattcttcattaactattttaaaataatcattatctGCCTCTTGTAATTCGTCAACTACAGATTTTACACTTTCCTCTTCTCCTTCTTCAGCTAATCTAGCTGCATCTTCTGCTTGTCGCgcttttaaatgtatttcccTTACACGAGCATCTATAAGATGTTCTCGTCGTGTTTCACGTTCATATGTGCTTGACATTAATTGTTTATCTCGAGGTCCCGGTAGAGTCATATTTTCCGATAattgaagtaaaaataaagatccATTTACATCTCCTACAGCGACCATCTGACCGTCAACATGAGGCATAAGTTTAGTGAGCCCATTTGGAGAAACCTGCAGAGTTGCAATTGGTTCTTTATATTTACGGAGAAGATCCCAATAGTAAAACATGCCTCCAGCACAAACTGACATGTAGCTTGAAAACCTCAACGGTGCCCACGTAGCATCACTGACCTCATAGCGATAGGGTTTTGTGACTATAATCGGAGCTGTACGAACTTCCTCACTCCAGATGCGAACACATGAATCACCACAAGTCAAAAACATTCTCAACGTACAAGGGCTACGATGAACTGCTCGCACTGTACCGTTGTGTGTATTCCAAAATGATGACAATATTTCAGAGTGAGTTTTACCCATTCGGTTTGCATTTACAATTAACCCTTTTTCAGTCCCACAAAGAAATCTAGTAGGTAATCCGGGGTTGAAATCTAAACAGCTTACTCCTTCAGATATTCCTAAATTTGGTGTCTGTCCAGGTTTCAGATTGATACATATTGGTAATTGAGCTGTTGGAGCAGAAAGGTTGCGCGCATCCCACCACAAGCATTGGCCATCAAGTGAACCCGAAAAAAATTCAGTATTTGTTCTCGAATGAATATAAAGAAGGGAAGTGATTGGGCCTCGATGAGAGTTGTATACAATACTATGATTAACAGGATCTGAACCTTTACGGGTATCAAAAACACAAACAGTCCCATTTTCAAGTCCAGCTACTATTATTTCAGGTTCAACATTAGAGCAAGCCAACTGCCAACATGGTTCATTCGGTTGTAAATAGCAGATAGGTTCTATTTGTTGTGTGATGTCCCAAATAAAACACGATTTGTGTTTTTCTGGACTTCCTGTTAGGTAGGTATTACTTCTGTTGCAATAGGCTACAACTAATTTTGAGGGATTTTCTTTTGTCCATTGAATGCATGAAATTTGTCTCTTGAAAACATCACGGAAAGTGTTAGCTGTTCgaatactatatttttcaattgctTCCTGTGGTTGCATTTTGTCAAAATAAGTTTGGTACATATCGATTGCATTATTTTGGTACACATAATGTGTCATTAACGGTGCAAGATTTAAAACTGTGCTAACGTAGTTATCGTCATGCATAACTCTACGACGATGACGAAGTACGTGTTCTTCATTATGAAGGTGAACGTCACGCGGCCAGCCCCCTTCAACATGGTTTATACCTTCTTCACGAGTAATCACTGGTATTGTGTTGACTTCGTTTTCggaataaaaatgtgttgCTTGAATTTCACGATGCACGGGGTTTCGaagtaaatacattttctgATCTTGCTTATTTGGCTGGATGGAATCCAACAAGTGCGCTTTCACGTcttgaaataggggttgccTCCCAaaggtttttctttttttactgtaCTCATATTTCCATTTTTCATACGGCATAATTCAGTTTTTCCAAAGACGTATTTCAATAGTTTTACGATGAGATTTAATAACGTCAAAAGCAAATATTGAATCAATACGGCCATGGGCCCATATTCAATGTGCCTgctttatataaatcaaatttactTTTGGCAAGTACGTCTGAAAACATATGTGTCCTTGTTTAGCTTACATATAGTCCTCCACAAATGTTTATCATCAGCatatgtttaaattgttttgttttacattatattttcgtTTTACTTGTTGGGTTGATAAATTGATCTAGATTGGTTCTGTTCAGTCCTTGAATTTCATGTGTGtgaatataaaactttaatagCTAAGGAAATATGAAGCATTTGCTATTACTTTGATATTCAGtattaaattatgattttcatcaatactaatttattattagttatcattataaaatatttatagttttgtttgtaacagGAGAGCAATTCTGCATTTAAAATGATATTGGTTCAATTATTGAATAACGTTATTTCCTCTTGTTTCATAATATTGCATTGGTTTCAGTATGTTTGGTTCGAATACTTTGAGTATTGTTTCTCGTACCAGGAAATGTCGCAACCACATTGTTCCTCCTTACCTCAGCAAGGAGTCGTTATGCGGTTTGCATTAATATGCATCGAGAACGCGCCGATGTGAGCTAAACGTACCTCTAAGTATTGCCTATAACTAGGTATTCTTAATGCATCACGGCCACAAGAACaagtaacaattattttatagtttttttaaagtagatGTTAATCGCGGCAGTTATTCtttattcttgaaattttcGAGATAATAAAGATTCTCTTTCTCTTCatcttaaaacttaaaatgtaaaatattttaaagattgttgAAGTTACTTTGTGCagtttaaaaaacaatccACGTGacagattaaatataaataaacacgcTTAATGTGCTGGTATTATAAttcaaataggtatatttacatatttttccaACATATGCGACGTCGTTGAACccataaaataaagaactaGGTACTTCCTTACCATGAACAGGTAAACGCAATCCAACGTCAGTAAAGCACAGTGTTCACATGTTTTCACTGCACTTCactgtatatattttcaatttaaatataacacgGATATCATTGATATGTGGTCGTCACAATTGGCTACAGACACAACACAATGTCACGTTCGTACGGGATCGTCAGAATTGAAGAGTACTCGACGCACGATCGCACGCGCAGCCGTTTCGGCGGTGACTGGCGCGTGATTGTAGAAAGAGTGCAAGTAGGCCCAGGTTCTCGTAAGACTGGTTTTGTTAGTTCCCTTACAACTGATGTAGTGATTGATGATTAGGTAGCGTATGACTACCTTTGTTAGCTGTTTGTGGGGACTGCGTAACCAGCTACCTGTTTCTGCATGTCGTCACCTATTATAATATCAAGAATAGTATCTAACTCTACAAGGGGCTCAGGTAGTACGGGGATTAATactaactattatttataaagattgt
The Amyelois transitella isolate CPQ chromosome 12, ilAmyTran1.1, whole genome shotgun sequence DNA segment above includes these coding regions:
- the LOC106141393 gene encoding dynein intermediate chain 3, ciliary-like is translated as MPYEKWKYEYSKKRKTFGRQPLFQDVKAHLLDSIQPNKQDQKMYLLRNPVHREIQATHFYSENEVNTIPVITREEGINHVEGGWPRDVHLHNEEHVLRHRRRVMHDDNYVSTVLNLAPLMTHYVYQNNAIDMYQTYFDKMQPQEAIEKYSIRTANTFRDVFKRQISCIQWTKENPSKLVVAYCNRSNTYLTGSPEKHKSCFIWDITQQIEPICYLQPNEPCWQLACSNVEPEIIVAGLENGTVCVFDTRKGSDPVNHSIVYNSHRGPITSLLYIHSRTNTEFFSGSLDGQCLWWDARNLSAPTAQLPICINLKPGQTPNLGISEGVSCLDFNPGLPTRFLCGTEKGLIVNANRMGKTHSEILSSFWNTHNGTVRAVHRSPCTLRMFLTCGDSCVRIWSEEVRTAPIIVTKPYRYEVSDATWAPLRFSSYMSVCAGGMFYYWDLLRKYKEPIATLQVSPNGLTKLMPHVDGQMVAVGDVNGSLFLLQLSENMTLPGPRDKQLMSSTYERETRREHLIDARVREIHLKARQAEDAARLAEEGEEESVKSVVDELQEADNDYFKIVNEELKNMEIEPTDSSISIN